A stretch of the Pantoea nemavictus genome encodes the following:
- a CDS encoding ferredoxin reductase family protein: MKKIKHLYLSIFIVALLTYLLSAEYANINANALLWSLRQNTVFLAGVLAWFGMSFTIILSIRHPLLSRWCGGLDKAYKLHKWCAISSVVFALIHWLAEKVPHWLVDAGVVTHPGELGHIVMTSWQESLLEFGLILAEYGLYILIALSLVSVTKKIPYHIFYYLHKAFPVVYIACAYHVMTSLFKTEWWQTPAAYLLALVTLVAVGCALISLFQRTGRRYSAQGEILQVVAAPQDIVEVKLRNPANIAMLPGQFAFVQFEHSTERHPFTLSDINPQQQSLTLSIKKLGDYTRQLAHHLQPGQRVNMEGPYGDFTFKATGHQQLWVAGGIGITPFMAKLKDAARRGEKLSGVELWYFTRPESGISYPDSLPALCQQTEVVLHYFTANAIQTLEQRVSAIKDNLHSAALDIWFCGPEGLKKTLIQAVNQHEINLKDFHADCFSWR; the protein is encoded by the coding sequence ATGAAGAAAATTAAACACCTCTATCTCTCTATTTTTATCGTCGCGCTCCTGACTTATCTGCTCTCGGCAGAATATGCCAATATTAACGCCAATGCGTTATTATGGAGCTTACGGCAGAATACGGTATTTCTGGCAGGTGTATTAGCATGGTTTGGCATGTCGTTTACCATTATTCTGAGTATTCGCCATCCGTTACTTTCTCGCTGGTGCGGCGGTCTGGATAAAGCGTATAAGCTGCATAAGTGGTGTGCTATTTCATCGGTAGTGTTTGCGCTTATTCACTGGCTGGCAGAGAAAGTGCCGCATTGGTTAGTTGATGCCGGGGTGGTTACTCATCCCGGTGAATTGGGCCATATAGTCATGACGTCATGGCAGGAGAGTTTATTAGAGTTTGGACTGATACTGGCAGAGTATGGTTTGTATATTTTAATCGCGCTTTCACTGGTTTCCGTTACTAAAAAGATTCCATATCATATTTTCTATTATCTGCATAAAGCTTTCCCGGTGGTGTATATTGCCTGTGCGTATCATGTAATGACCTCACTTTTTAAAACCGAGTGGTGGCAAACACCGGCGGCTTACCTGCTGGCGCTGGTAACGTTGGTTGCGGTTGGCTGTGCATTGATCTCGCTGTTTCAACGCACCGGACGCCGTTATTCCGCTCAGGGCGAGATTCTACAAGTCGTTGCGGCACCGCAAGATATTGTAGAAGTTAAACTGCGCAACCCTGCCAATATCGCCATGTTACCCGGGCAATTTGCTTTCGTTCAGTTTGAACACTCAACCGAGCGTCATCCCTTTACGCTGTCTGATATTAATCCGCAACAGCAATCGCTGACCTTATCGATAAAAAAACTCGGCGATTATACCCGGCAGCTGGCTCACCATCTGCAGCCCGGCCAGCGCGTAAACATGGAGGGGCCTTATGGTGATTTCACCTTCAAGGCGACAGGTCATCAGCAATTGTGGGTTGCCGGCGGAATAGGTATTACGCCATTTATGGCGAAACTTAAAGACGCCGCCAGAAGAGGCGAAAAACTTTCTGGCGTAGAATTGTGGTATTTCACCCGACCCGAGAGTGGAATTAGCTATCCCGACTCTTTACCAGCGCTGTGTCAGCAAACAGAGGTGGTGCTGCACTATTTTACCGCCAACGCTATACAAACTCTGGAACAACGTGTGAGCGCAATCAAAGATAATCTGCACTCGGCAGCATTGGATATTTGGTTCTGTGGTCCTGAAGGTCTGAAAAAAACGCTCATTCAGGCTGTTAATCAACATGAAATTAACCTTAAGGATTTCCATGCAGATTGCTTCTCCTGGCGCTAA
- a CDS encoding SDR family NAD(P)-dependent oxidoreductase: MSEATRVLLIGASRGLGLALAETLLQRGYQVVATGRENSTANLQHLAQRFPQLLTVESVDINQPEQVKALHTRLADRQFDMLFVNAGVKNDDRETIADVSTEEFIRVMVTNALSPLRVIETFKDRVSATGTIAVMSSGQGSLTNNTNGNYEVYRGSKAALNMLMRSFAARSADDRTLLLMAPGWVRTDMGGPEARLTIEESIPNLLNTMESYAGRRGIHYLDYLGRVVPW, translated from the coding sequence ATGAGCGAAGCAACACGCGTATTACTGATTGGCGCTTCACGCGGACTGGGTTTGGCGCTGGCGGAAACCCTGCTCCAGCGCGGGTATCAGGTGGTCGCCACCGGACGTGAAAACTCAACTGCAAACCTGCAACACCTGGCACAGCGCTTCCCGCAGCTGTTGACGGTGGAAAGCGTGGACATCAATCAACCTGAACAGGTGAAAGCGTTGCACACGCGGCTGGCGGATCGGCAGTTCGATATGCTGTTCGTCAACGCCGGGGTAAAAAATGACGACCGCGAAACCATCGCTGATGTGTCAACCGAGGAGTTCATCCGCGTCATGGTGACTAACGCGCTGAGTCCACTGCGCGTGATTGAGACCTTTAAAGATCGTGTCAGCGCCACTGGCACCATCGCGGTGATGTCATCCGGCCAGGGCAGTTTGACCAACAACACTAACGGCAATTACGAAGTGTATCGCGGCAGTAAAGCGGCGCTGAATATGTTGATGCGCAGCTTCGCCGCGCGGAGCGCCGACGATCGTACGCTGTTGCTGATGGCGCCGGGTTGGGTACGCACCGACATGGGCGGACCGGAAGCACGCTTGACGATTGAGGAGAGCATCCCAAATCTGCTTAATACCATGGAAAGCTACGC
- a CDS encoding ABC transporter substrate-binding protein, whose amino-acid sequence MRVTSMAIALSLCCSALPFAASAAGNLNMVCSADVVVCEHMTNIFSKAHPDIKVSMVRLSAGEAYARLRSEARNPRTDIWWAGTGDPHMQAAEEGLTQVYKSPLLDQQQDWAQKQAENSGYRTVGIYAGALGWGYNTKLLASKKLKEPKCWADLLDPSFKGEIQIANPNSSGTAYNTLATLVQIMGEDKAFDYLKKLNANISQYTKSGSAPVKSAARGETTVGIVFMHDAVAMEVDGFPIKTVAPCEGTGYEIGSMSIVKGARNLANAKVWYDWALSAEAQSHMKEAKSFQLPSNRNAEISEYAPRFENIKLIDYDFKTYGDSAKRKALLGRWDKEIGASAQ is encoded by the coding sequence ATGCGAGTCACCTCAATGGCCATCGCGCTATCCCTCTGCTGCAGTGCACTGCCGTTTGCCGCCTCGGCAGCGGGCAACTTAAATATGGTCTGTTCCGCCGACGTGGTGGTGTGCGAACACATGACCAACATCTTCAGCAAGGCGCATCCGGATATTAAAGTCAGCATGGTGCGACTCTCAGCAGGCGAAGCCTATGCACGTCTACGCAGTGAAGCGCGCAATCCACGCACCGATATCTGGTGGGCCGGTACCGGCGATCCGCATATGCAGGCGGCGGAAGAGGGGCTGACGCAGGTGTACAAATCGCCGTTGCTCGATCAGCAGCAGGATTGGGCGCAGAAGCAGGCGGAAAACTCCGGCTATCGCACGGTAGGCATCTACGCCGGTGCGCTCGGTTGGGGTTACAACACCAAGCTGCTGGCATCGAAAAAGCTGAAAGAACCGAAATGCTGGGCCGATCTGCTGGATCCCAGCTTCAAAGGTGAAATCCAGATCGCTAACCCGAACTCCTCCGGCACGGCCTACAACACGCTGGCCACGCTGGTGCAGATCATGGGCGAAGATAAAGCCTTCGATTATCTGAAGAAGCTCAATGCCAACATTTCGCAGTACACCAAATCCGGTTCCGCCCCGGTGAAATCCGCCGCGCGTGGCGAAACCACCGTCGGCATCGTGTTTATGCATGATGCGGTGGCGATGGAGGTGGATGGTTTCCCGATCAAGACCGTCGCGCCGTGCGAAGGCACCGGCTATGAAATTGGCTCGATGTCGATTGTGAAAGGGGCACGCAACCTGGCGAATGCCAAAGTTTGGTATGACTGGGCGCTGAGCGCCGAAGCGCAATCGCACATGAAAGAGGCTAAATCCTTCCAGCTGCCGTCGAACCGCAACGCGGAGATTTCAGAGTACGCGCCGCGTTTCGAGAACATCAAACTGATCGATTACGACTTCAAAACCTACGGCGATTCGGCAAAACGCAAAGCGCTGCTGGGACGTTGGGATAAAGAGATCGGCGCTAGCGCGCAGTGA
- a CDS encoding ABC transporter permease, with product MNAHNRRLTGALAIGAVALLLLPWFSLEAGFFSSGWLTSLWSDSASAPALWQLGEHPWLMVAIALWVLCGACGVLPSAARSRLLLLFSALGVLFLIVEGHAIGYSGWSWLWLENRFGALASGQPAMGAGALLLLTTFLLLFSFALAERGVMKGDAFVVASLVLLTALVSIFVLYPVLSMFVVSVQDVDGSFKPDGLISNLQDPSIWSLSCLSGGTCGTAWRTLWLALMTAAGSTLLGLAFALAATRTPLPCKKALRMLTILPIITPPFVIGLALILLFGRSGVVTEHLAALFGIEPGRWLYGLTGIWIAQVLSFTPIAFLVLIGVVEGVSPSLEEASQTLRANRWRTFTRVSLPLMAPGLANAFLISFIESMADFGNPMVLGGSHGVLSTEIFFSVVGAQNDPSRAAVLAMILLCFTLTAFVLQRWWLGGKNFATVTGKGDGGKHVQLPRVLRYGVYGMVIPWGLFTLVIYGMIVVGGFVQSWGLNDALTIEHYVRAFGVSFSNGHLLWSGVAWNSFWTTLEIALIAAPLTAIVGLLTAWLIVRQKFAGRQTFEFLLMLSFAIPGTVIGVSYVMAYNLPPLEITGTAMILVACFVFRNMPVGVRGGIAAMSQLDKSLDEASLTLGANSFRTLRKVVLPLLKPAISAALVYAFVRAITSISAVIFLVSAQYNMATSYIVGLVENGEYGVAIAYSTVLIVVMLLIIGMFQWLVGERRLRRVARPVDLVVPPASTSLTQESAV from the coding sequence ATGAATGCACATAATCGCCGTCTGACAGGCGCGCTGGCTATCGGCGCAGTGGCATTGCTGCTGCTGCCGTGGTTTAGCCTGGAAGCCGGTTTCTTCAGCAGCGGCTGGCTAACCAGCCTGTGGAGCGACAGCGCCAGCGCGCCTGCACTTTGGCAACTGGGTGAACATCCGTGGCTGATGGTCGCCATCGCGCTGTGGGTGTTATGCGGCGCCTGTGGCGTCTTGCCCAGCGCCGCGCGCAGCCGTTTGCTGCTGCTGTTTAGCGCGCTCGGCGTGCTGTTCCTGATCGTTGAAGGCCACGCCATCGGTTACAGCGGCTGGAGCTGGCTGTGGCTGGAAAACCGCTTCGGCGCGCTGGCGTCCGGTCAACCGGCTATGGGCGCGGGCGCACTGTTGTTGCTGACTACCTTCCTGCTGCTGTTCTCCTTCGCGCTGGCCGAACGCGGCGTGATGAAAGGCGATGCGTTTGTGGTGGCATCGTTGGTGCTGCTCACCGCGCTGGTGAGCATCTTTGTGCTCTATCCGGTGCTGAGCATGTTCGTGGTGTCCGTACAGGATGTGGACGGCAGCTTTAAGCCGGATGGCTTGATCAGCAACCTTCAGGACCCCTCCATCTGGAGCCTCTCCTGTTTGTCGGGCGGCACCTGTGGCACCGCGTGGCGCACGCTGTGGCTGGCGCTGATGACCGCCGCCGGTTCCACGCTGCTCGGCCTGGCCTTTGCGCTGGCGGCAACCCGCACGCCGCTGCCGTGCAAAAAGGCGCTGCGCATGCTGACCATTTTGCCCATCATCACGCCGCCGTTTGTGATTGGTCTGGCATTGATTCTGCTGTTTGGCCGTTCCGGTGTGGTCACTGAACATCTGGCGGCGCTGTTTGGCATCGAACCAGGTCGCTGGCTGTATGGCTTAACCGGTATCTGGATCGCGCAGGTGCTGTCGTTTACGCCCATTGCGTTTCTGGTGCTGATTGGCGTGGTTGAAGGCGTCAGTCCCTCACTGGAAGAGGCTTCACAAACGCTGCGTGCCAATCGCTGGCGCACCTTTACTCGCGTCTCATTGCCGTTGATGGCGCCGGGTTTAGCCAACGCGTTTTTAATTAGCTTTATTGAAAGCATGGCTGACTTCGGTAACCCGATGGTGCTGGGCGGCAGTCACGGCGTGCTCTCCACCGAAATCTTCTTCTCGGTGGTGGGCGCGCAAAACGATCCCAGCCGCGCTGCGGTGCTGGCGATGATTCTGCTGTGCTTCACGCTCACCGCTTTTGTGCTGCAACGCTGGTGGCTGGGCGGCAAAAACTTCGCCACCGTCACCGGTAAAGGCGACGGCGGTAAACACGTGCAGCTGCCGCGCGTGCTGCGTTACGGCGTCTACGGCATGGTGATTCCGTGGGGCCTGTTCACGCTGGTGATCTACGGCATGATTGTGGTGGGTGGCTTTGTGCAGTCGTGGGGCTTAAATGATGCGCTAACTATCGAGCATTACGTGCGTGCCTTTGGCGTCAGCTTCAGCAATGGACATCTGCTGTGGAGCGGCGTGGCGTGGAACTCCTTCTGGACCACGCTGGAGATTGCGTTGATTGCTGCGCCGCTAACGGCAATCGTCGGCCTGCTAACCGCCTGGCTGATCGTGCGGCAGAAGTTTGCCGGTCGTCAGACCTTCGAATTCCTGCTGATGCTCAGCTTCGCCATTCCCGGCACGGTCATCGGCGTGAGCTACGTGATGGCGTATAACCTGCCGCCGCTAGAGATCACCGGCACGGCGATGATTCTCGTGGCCTGCTTTGTGTTCCGCAATATGCCGGTTGGCGTACGCGGTGGCATCGCGGCGATGAGCCAGCTGGATAAAAGCCTCGATGAAGCATCATTAACGCTGGGCGCCAATAGCTTCCGCACGCTGCGCAAAGTGGTGCTGCCACTGTTGAAACCGGCAATCAGCGCCGCGCTGGTGTACGCCTTTGTGCGTGCCATTACCTCAATCAGTGCGGTGATCTTCCTCGTCAGTGCGCAGTACAACATGGCCACGTCTTACATCGTCGGGCTGGTAGAAAACGGCGAATACGGCGTGGCGATTGCTTACTCCACGGTGCTGATTGTGGTGATGCTGCTGATTATCGGCATGTTCCAGTGGCTGGTGGGGGAACGGCGTCTACGCCGCGTAGCCCGTCCGGTCGATCTCGTTGTGCCGCCTGCTTCAACTTCATTAACTCAGGAGAGTGCCGTATGA
- a CDS encoding LysE family translocator — MLQFSNGFLLSLSLCLDIGLANIAMITLAMQRGYFHGFWLGIGTCIGDLIYALLALAGMAVVLQFTAVRWVLWIGGGMLLLWFAGKMLYAALRKQTELPEAEQQPYRSLLREFSRGVMLAMSSPTAILWFASVGGALISRMGHGSAAATSSFLGGFFIAGVVWTCVLCLVGSMGGKLLGQRLLKYSYLASALIFVYFAIYVIWSGYREFILV; from the coding sequence ATGTTGCAGTTTTCAAATGGTTTTCTGCTGAGTTTATCGTTGTGTCTGGATATCGGTCTCGCCAATATCGCCATGATTACGCTGGCGATGCAGCGCGGCTATTTTCACGGTTTCTGGCTGGGGATTGGCACCTGTATTGGCGACCTGATCTATGCGCTGCTGGCGCTAGCGGGAATGGCCGTGGTGTTGCAATTTACTGCCGTACGTTGGGTGCTATGGATTGGTGGCGGCATGCTGTTGCTGTGGTTTGCCGGGAAGATGCTGTATGCCGCACTGCGTAAACAGACGGAACTGCCGGAAGCGGAACAGCAGCCGTACCGATCGCTACTGCGCGAGTTTAGCCGTGGCGTGATGCTGGCGATGTCGTCACCTACTGCAATTCTGTGGTTCGCCAGCGTGGGCGGTGCCTTGATTTCGCGTATGGGACACGGCAGCGCCGCCGCCACCTCATCCTTCCTCGGCGGCTTCTTTATTGCGGGCGTGGTGTGGACCTGCGTACTCTGCCTGGTGGGTAGCATGGGCGGTAAGTTGCTCGGGCAGCGGCTGCTCAAGTATTCCTACCTCGCCTCGGCGTTGATCTTTGTCTATTTTGCGATCTATGTGATTTGGTCGGGTTATCGGGAATTTATTCTGGTTTGA
- a CDS encoding LacI family DNA-binding transcriptional regulator: MQYEKAVVSAQDVADRAGVSRSAVSRAFTPGASVSPATRERVMKAAEELGYHVNHLARGLVRNRSSIVCLIVSEIATPYRASLVRWLTQFLQEAGKVAMLINTDRSDNSVSAALQQAINFRADASIILSGMPDRTITRQCYKHGQRIILINRDEALPGSLSINLDAESAAQTAVMAFQRAGCQHLAFANSLAGTPSLKKREATFVTAAERAGLSVTVERFGTTSYESGQILAHRLLTRHQRPDGVFCVTDLVACGFMDEARHRFALRVPQDLCLIGYDNIAQAGWSSYNLTTFAQPVEQFAQDAVKWLIQTEQDDTGFTPQGEQQHDSLLYQADVVWRGSVRGG; the protein is encoded by the coding sequence ATGCAGTATGAGAAAGCGGTGGTGAGCGCGCAGGATGTGGCCGATCGTGCCGGCGTTTCGCGCTCGGCGGTATCGCGCGCGTTTACGCCGGGTGCCAGCGTGTCGCCGGCGACGCGTGAACGCGTGATGAAGGCGGCGGAAGAGCTGGGCTATCACGTCAATCATCTGGCGCGCGGGCTGGTGCGTAACCGCAGCAGTATTGTCTGCCTGATCGTCTCGGAAATCGCCACGCCGTATCGCGCCAGTCTGGTGCGCTGGCTGACGCAATTTTTACAAGAAGCGGGCAAAGTGGCGATGCTGATCAACACCGACCGCTCGGATAACAGCGTTTCAGCGGCGCTGCAGCAGGCGATTAATTTCCGCGCCGATGCTTCGATCATCCTTTCTGGCATGCCGGATCGCACCATCACGCGCCAGTGCTACAAACATGGCCAGCGCATCATTCTTATCAACCGTGACGAAGCCCTACCTGGCTCGCTCAGCATCAATCTTGATGCGGAGAGTGCCGCACAAACCGCGGTGATGGCGTTTCAGCGCGCCGGTTGTCAGCATCTGGCGTTCGCCAACTCGCTGGCGGGCACGCCGAGCCTGAAAAAACGTGAAGCCACCTTTGTCACGGCGGCGGAACGCGCTGGTTTAAGCGTGACGGTGGAGCGCTTTGGCACCACCTCCTACGAGAGCGGGCAAATTCTGGCGCACCGCTTACTGACGCGTCATCAACGTCCAGATGGCGTGTTCTGCGTGACTGATTTGGTGGCCTGCGGATTTATGGATGAAGCGCGGCACCGCTTTGCGCTGCGCGTGCCGCAAGACCTCTGTTTGATCGGCTATGACAACATCGCCCAGGCTGGCTGGTCATCTTATAATCTCACCACCTTTGCCCAGCCGGTAGAGCAGTTCGCCCAGGACGCGGTGAAATGGTTGATACAAACCGAGCAGGACGACACCGGCTTCACGCCACAAGGTGAACAGCAGCACGACAGCCTGCTGTATCAGGCCGATGTGGTGTGGCGCGGTTCGGTGCGCGGCGGCTGA
- a CDS encoding LysR family transcriptional regulator, whose product MNNADLNLLIALDALLIEGSVIGAARRLGLSESAMSRTLGRLRATTGDALLVRAGRQMVLTPYAEAIRERTHHTVGEARAVLSPTAQSLDLRQLDRCFTLRTNEGFVEAFGGALIAAVAEQAPQAWLSFVPKPEKSARDLREGNIDLEIGVLGNMGPEIRLQALFRDGFVGVVRAGHALTQQLDIAQFAAFGHIVASRRGELGGPIHDALLQAGLTRKVATVVPAFSTAVALAQESDLVALVPRSLFLHHPLIKNSHRLAMFELPFPTPEMTVSQLWHPRLENDAAHRWLRGVVKCVCQPPRTEPRHTTSA is encoded by the coding sequence ATGAATAATGCCGATTTAAACCTGTTAATTGCCCTGGATGCGCTGTTGATTGAAGGCAGCGTGATTGGCGCAGCGCGTCGTCTGGGCCTGAGCGAATCGGCGATGAGCCGCACGCTTGGGCGCTTACGCGCCACCACTGGCGATGCGCTATTAGTGCGTGCCGGGCGTCAGATGGTGCTGACGCCTTATGCCGAAGCCATTCGTGAGCGCACCCATCACACGGTAGGTGAAGCGCGGGCAGTGTTAAGCCCGACGGCGCAGTCGCTGGATTTGCGCCAGTTAGATCGTTGTTTCACGCTGCGCACCAATGAAGGATTTGTCGAAGCCTTCGGCGGCGCGCTGATCGCCGCCGTGGCCGAACAAGCGCCGCAGGCGTGGCTAAGTTTTGTGCCGAAGCCGGAAAAAAGCGCGCGCGACTTGCGTGAAGGCAATATCGATCTGGAGATTGGTGTGCTGGGCAATATGGGTCCGGAGATTCGCTTGCAGGCGCTGTTTCGCGATGGCTTTGTTGGCGTGGTGCGTGCCGGACATGCGCTCACGCAACAGCTGGATATCGCGCAGTTTGCGGCCTTTGGTCATATTGTGGCGTCACGCCGGGGTGAGCTGGGCGGGCCGATTCATGATGCGCTGCTGCAGGCCGGCTTAACGCGCAAGGTGGCGACGGTGGTGCCCGCATTTTCAACGGCGGTGGCGCTTGCGCAGGAATCGGATCTTGTCGCGCTGGTGCCGCGTTCACTGTTTCTTCATCATCCATTGATCAAAAACAGTCACAGGTTAGCGATGTTTGAACTGCCGTTCCCGACGCCAGAAATGACGGTGTCACAACTGTGGCATCCCAGGCTGGAAAATGACGCCGCACATCGTTGGCTGCGCGGTGTAGTAAAATGTGTTTGTCAGCCGCCGCGCACCGAACCGCGCCACACCACATCGGCCTGA
- a CDS encoding inositol monophosphatase family protein, translating into MSELDNDPLLSRLILAEKVARAGGAKALEYFHQRETLVVETKYDLQDVVSRADREVEQMIDQQIRAQFADDGFLGEEYGLQQGSSGYTWVVDPIDGTSPFLNGMPNWCVSVAVLHDGVPVIGVIFAPYYQECYVAAIGQGATLNGKRLQVDATRTLQNHVTGFGANSHVSPDEVGKILASLLAAGGNFIRIGSGALMLAWVAAGRVVGYYEPYMHAWDCLAGYCLVKEAGGWYHPFNTEGERLLKGAQVLAVAPGAEADLKRIAGL; encoded by the coding sequence ATGAGTGAATTAGACAACGACCCGCTGTTATCACGCCTGATTCTGGCGGAAAAAGTCGCGCGCGCCGGCGGTGCCAAAGCGCTCGAGTATTTCCATCAGCGCGAGACCTTAGTGGTGGAAACCAAATACGATTTGCAGGATGTGGTGTCGCGCGCTGACCGTGAAGTGGAACAGATGATCGATCAGCAAATTCGCGCGCAGTTTGCGGATGACGGTTTCCTCGGCGAAGAGTACGGGCTGCAGCAGGGTTCATCAGGTTATACGTGGGTGGTCGATCCCATCGATGGCACCAGTCCGTTCCTCAACGGCATGCCAAACTGGTGCGTGTCAGTGGCGGTGTTACATGACGGCGTGCCGGTGATTGGCGTGATTTTCGCGCCTTATTATCAAGAGTGCTACGTGGCAGCGATCGGTCAGGGCGCGACGCTCAACGGCAAGCGCTTGCAGGTGGACGCGACGCGCACGCTGCAAAACCACGTCACCGGATTTGGTGCCAACAGCCACGTCAGCCCGGATGAAGTGGGCAAAATTCTCGCCTCGCTGCTGGCGGCGGGCGGCAACTTTATCCGCATCGGCTCGGGCGCATTGATGCTGGCGTGGGTCGCCGCCGGCCGCGTGGTCGGTTATTACGAGCCTTACATGCATGCGTGGGATTGTCTGGCGGGTTATTGCCTGGTGAAAGAGGCGGGCGGCTGGTATCACCCGTTCAACACCGAAGGCGAACGTCTGCTGAAAGGCGCGCAGGTACTGGCCGTGGCGCCGGGTGCAGAAGCCGATTTGAAGCGCATTGCCGGTTTGTAA
- a CDS encoding ABC transporter ATP-binding protein: MTRVTAGSVVFEHVSKRFAGFDAIPDLSLTVEPGTLVTLLGPSGCGKTTTLRLLAGLEHPTAGRILIGGKDVTNLPANERDVAMVFQSYALFPHMSALDNIMYGLQSSGMNKREAQDRAREGLKLVGLEHQGQRLPSELSGGQQQRIAVARALVLEPQVLLLDEPLSNLDERLRRRVRTDIRDLQQRLGFTAVYVTHDQEEALAVSDKIIVMKEGDIAQQGAPESLYHAPNSVFIADFMGEANILPCEVEQLEGSEALVRLGSQRYRVRGNGLKTGAAQLSVRPQFITLRGEGAGALRGEVTHSTWLGDHIEYEVATELGSLFIVDAEMEQQLPLASNVAIDFKPQGLALIAR; this comes from the coding sequence ATGACACGCGTAACCGCCGGTTCTGTGGTGTTTGAACATGTCTCGAAACGCTTTGCCGGTTTTGATGCCATTCCCGATCTCTCATTGACGGTCGAGCCCGGCACGCTGGTCACGCTGCTGGGTCCGTCCGGCTGCGGTAAAACCACCACGCTGCGTTTGCTGGCCGGGTTGGAGCATCCCACCGCCGGGCGCATTTTGATTGGTGGCAAAGATGTCACCAACTTGCCGGCTAACGAGCGCGACGTGGCGATGGTGTTTCAGTCTTACGCGCTGTTCCCGCATATGAGCGCGCTCGACAACATCATGTATGGCTTGCAATCGTCCGGCATGAATAAACGAGAAGCGCAGGACCGTGCGCGCGAAGGGTTGAAGCTGGTGGGGTTGGAACATCAGGGCCAGCGGCTGCCGTCGGAGCTCTCCGGTGGGCAGCAGCAGCGTATTGCGGTGGCGCGCGCGCTGGTGCTGGAGCCGCAGGTGCTGCTGCTGGATGAACCGCTCTCTAATCTTGATGAACGTTTACGGCGGCGCGTGCGCACCGATATCCGCGATCTACAGCAGCGACTCGGTTTCACCGCTGTGTATGTCACGCACGATCAGGAAGAGGCGTTGGCGGTGTCCGATAAGATTATTGTCATGAAAGAGGGGGATATTGCCCAGCAGGGCGCGCCGGAAAGCTTGTATCACGCGCCAAACTCGGTGTTTATCGCCGACTTTATGGGCGAAGCGAATATTCTGCCGTGCGAAGTGGAGCAACTGGAAGGCAGCGAAGCGCTGGTGCGCTTAGGCAGCCAGCGTTATCGCGTGCGCGGTAATGGCCTGAAAACCGGTGCAGCACAGCTGTCGGTGCGGCCACAGTTCATTACGCTGCGCGGTGAGGGCGCGGGAGCACTACGCGGGGAAGTGACGCACAGCACGTGGCTCGGCGACCATATCGAATATGAGGTGGCTACCGAATTGGGTTCGCTGTTCATTGTCGATGCGGAGATGGAGCAGCAGCTGCCGCTGGCATCGAACGTCGCCATCGATTTTAAACCTCAGGGTTTGGCCCTGATTGCCCGTTAA